Proteins from a genomic interval of Quercus lobata isolate SW786 chromosome 11, ValleyOak3.0 Primary Assembly, whole genome shotgun sequence:
- the LOC115969639 gene encoding branched-chain-amino-acid aminotransferase 6-like isoform X1: MASPTQTKSNSNYGEKYADVNWDELGFSLTPTDYMFEMKCSQGEEFSQGNLIPYGKIELSPAATILNIGQGLFEGLKAYRREDGHIVLFRPEQNAMRMKMGAERMCMISPSVEQFIDAVKQTVLANKRWVPPPGKGSLYIRPLLMGSGSFLAVAPSPEYTFLVYTSPVGNYYKGTGTPINLIVEDKLHRATPGGAGGVKTIANYSPVLQALTQAKSKGFSDVLFLDAKTGQNIEEVTLCNIFIVKDKIISTPATLGTILPGVTRKSIIDIALDFGFQVEERVIPVEELMDADEVFCTGTAVVVNPVGSVTYQGIRVEYKTGVEAVSQKLCAMLTGIQTGRIEDKMGWRVKID; encoded by the exons ATGGCTTCACCCACTCAAACCAAGAGTAACAG TAATTATGGTGAAAAGTACGCTGATGTCAACTGGGATGAACTTGGATTTAGCTTAACTCCAACGGATTACATGTTTGAGATGAAATGCTCTCAAGGAGAAGAATTTTCACAAGGAAATCTCATTCCTTATGGGAAAATTGAGCTTAGCCCAGCTGCCACAATCTTAAATATTGGACAG GGATTGTTTGAAGGCCTTAAGGCATACAGGAGAGAAGATGGTCATATCGTGCTCTTCAGGCCAGAGCAGAATGCTATGCGCATGAAGATGGGTGCAGAAAGAATGTGCATGATATCACCTTCTGTCGAGCAATTTATTGATGCTGTAAAGCAAACAGTGCTTGCCAACAAGCGTTGG GTGCCACCTCCAGGAAAAGGGTCACTATATATTAGGCCTTTGCTCATGGGAAGTGGATCGTTTCTGGCAGTGGCGCCGTCACCAGAATATACATTCCTAGTGTACACTTCTCCGGTTGGCAATTATTATAAG ggcACCGGCACGCCTATAAACTTGATTGTTGAGGATAAGCTCCATCGAGCGACCCCTGGTGGAGCTGGAGGTGTCAAGACTATCGCCAACTATTCACCG GTTCTCCAAGCACTCACTCAAGCAAAGAGCAAAGGATTCTCCGATGTCTTATTCCTGGATGCAAAGACTGGGCAAAATATTGAGGAGGTTACACTTTGTAACATTTTCATTGTGAAG GATAAAATTATTTCAACTCCAGCTACACTTGGAACTATTTTGCCCGGAGTTACGAGAAAAAGTATCATTGACATTGCCCTTGATTTTGGCTTCCAG GTGGAGGAACGTGTTATTCCAGTAGAGGAGTTGATGGATGCCGATGAAGTTTTCTGCACAGGAACTGCAGTGGTTGTTAACCCTGTTGGTAGTGTAACTTACCAGGGTATAAG GGTTGAATATAAAACAGGAGTGGAAGCAGTATCCCAGAAATTGTGTGCAATGCTAACAGGAATTCAAACTGGTCGTATTGAGGATAAGATGGGATGGAGGGTCAAGATCGATTGA
- the LOC115969435 gene encoding protein trichome birefringence-like 13 isoform X1 has product MASREQQHTKKVPLFPFLSLLCFASIFLLLSLSRKTSSPSPSLSHSHYRTFQTRTPDSTPCDYSDGSWIHIPDPKPARYDATCKEIFKGWNCISNNKSNGFDLTTWRWMPRTCDLPPFDPLAFLHKFRDTNIGFVGDSLNRNMFVSLFCTLKRVSSEVKKWRPAGADRGFTFLRYNLTIAYHRTNLLARYGRWSANANGGALESLGYKEGFRVDIDVPEGTWAEAPAFHDILIFNTGHWWWAPSKFHPVKLPMLFFEKGEPIIPPIPPHVGLDMVLKHMVLFVEKRLQPGAIKFFRTQSPRHFEGGDWDQGGSCQRLQPLLPEQVEEIFSLKNNGTNVEARLVNEHLYKALKGSGFHILDITRLSEFRADAHPSTSGGKKHDDCMHWCLPGITDTWNDLLIEHLNNIKFRD; this is encoded by the exons ATGGCCAGCAGAGAGCAGCAGCACACAAAGAAAGTCCCTCTCttcccatttctctctctcctctgctTCGCTTCCATCTtcctcctcctctctctctccaggaAAACCTCCTCTccctctccttccctctcccactCCCACTACCGCACCTTCCAAACCCGGACCCCCGACTCCACTCCCTGCGACTACTCCGATGGGTCCTGGATCCATATACCCGACCCGAAACCCGCCAGGTACGACGCTACTTGCAAGGAGATATTCAAGGGCTGGAATTGCATCTCCAACAACAAATCCAACGGTTTCGATCTCACCACGTGGCGATGGATGCCCCGCACCTGTGATCTCCCGCCGTTCGATCCCCTTGCGTTTCTTCACAAGTTCAGAGACACCAACATCG GGTTTGTTGGGGATTCCTTGAATAGAAATATGTTTGTTTCTCTGTTCTGCACCCTGAAGCGAGTGTCGAGTGAAGTGAAGAAGTGGCGGCCAGCTGGTGCTGATCGTGGATTTACGTTTCTTCGTTATAATCTTACCATTGCATATCATCGAACAAATCTTTTGGCGCGTTATGGTAG GTGGTCAGCTAATGCTAATGGTGGTGCGTTGGAGTCTCTTGGATATAAAGAGGGTTTTAGAGTTGACATTGACGTACCAGAAGGCACATGGGCAGAGGCTCCAGCCTTCCATGATATTCTAATATTTAATACAGGACACTG GTGGTGGGCTCCTTCAAAATTTCACCCTGTGAAGTTACCCATGCTTTTCTTTGAGAAGGGTGAGCCTATCATACCTCCAATTCCCCCTCATGTTGGCCTGGATATGGTTTTAAAACACATG GTACTGTTTGTAGAGAAAAGATTGCAACCAGGTGCGATCAAATTCTTTCGTACACAATCACCTAGACATTTTGAGGGAGGTGACTGGGACCAAGGTGGTTCTTGTCAACGGCTACAGCCTTTGTTGCCAGAGCAG GTTGAAGAAATTTTCTCATTGAAGAATAATGGAACAAATGTCGAGGCACGCCTGGTGAATGAGCACCTATACAAAGCCCTCAAAGGGTCTGGTTTCCATATTCTGGACATAACTCGCTTGAGTGAGTTTAGAGCAGATGCCCATCCATCCACATCTGGTGGAAAGAAACATGATGATTGCATGCACTGGTGCTTACCAGGAATTACCGATACTTGGAATGATTTGCTCATAGAGCATCTAAACAATATTAAGTTTAGAGATTGA
- the LOC115969639 gene encoding branched-chain amino acid aminotransferase 2, chloroplastic-like isoform X2 has translation MFEMKCSQGEEFSQGNLIPYGKIELSPAATILNIGQGLFEGLKAYRREDGHIVLFRPEQNAMRMKMGAERMCMISPSVEQFIDAVKQTVLANKRWVPPPGKGSLYIRPLLMGSGSFLAVAPSPEYTFLVYTSPVGNYYKGTGTPINLIVEDKLHRATPGGAGGVKTIANYSPVLQALTQAKSKGFSDVLFLDAKTGQNIEEVTLCNIFIVKDKIISTPATLGTILPGVTRKSIIDIALDFGFQVEERVIPVEELMDADEVFCTGTAVVVNPVGSVTYQGIRVEYKTGVEAVSQKLCAMLTGIQTGRIEDKMGWRVKID, from the exons ATGTTTGAGATGAAATGCTCTCAAGGAGAAGAATTTTCACAAGGAAATCTCATTCCTTATGGGAAAATTGAGCTTAGCCCAGCTGCCACAATCTTAAATATTGGACAG GGATTGTTTGAAGGCCTTAAGGCATACAGGAGAGAAGATGGTCATATCGTGCTCTTCAGGCCAGAGCAGAATGCTATGCGCATGAAGATGGGTGCAGAAAGAATGTGCATGATATCACCTTCTGTCGAGCAATTTATTGATGCTGTAAAGCAAACAGTGCTTGCCAACAAGCGTTGG GTGCCACCTCCAGGAAAAGGGTCACTATATATTAGGCCTTTGCTCATGGGAAGTGGATCGTTTCTGGCAGTGGCGCCGTCACCAGAATATACATTCCTAGTGTACACTTCTCCGGTTGGCAATTATTATAAG ggcACCGGCACGCCTATAAACTTGATTGTTGAGGATAAGCTCCATCGAGCGACCCCTGGTGGAGCTGGAGGTGTCAAGACTATCGCCAACTATTCACCG GTTCTCCAAGCACTCACTCAAGCAAAGAGCAAAGGATTCTCCGATGTCTTATTCCTGGATGCAAAGACTGGGCAAAATATTGAGGAGGTTACACTTTGTAACATTTTCATTGTGAAG GATAAAATTATTTCAACTCCAGCTACACTTGGAACTATTTTGCCCGGAGTTACGAGAAAAAGTATCATTGACATTGCCCTTGATTTTGGCTTCCAG GTGGAGGAACGTGTTATTCCAGTAGAGGAGTTGATGGATGCCGATGAAGTTTTCTGCACAGGAACTGCAGTGGTTGTTAACCCTGTTGGTAGTGTAACTTACCAGGGTATAAG GGTTGAATATAAAACAGGAGTGGAAGCAGTATCCCAGAAATTGTGTGCAATGCTAACAGGAATTCAAACTGGTCGTATTGAGGATAAGATGGGATGGAGGGTCAAGATCGATTGA
- the LOC115968947 gene encoding branched-chain-amino-acid aminotransferase 6-like, giving the protein MASPTQTKSNSGVEKHADINWDELGFDLVPADYMYVTKFGKEENFTNGVGNIIPYANIAISPFAGILNYGQGLLESLKAYRRDDGRVLLFRPEQNAQRLQIGAERLCMPSPSIEHFVEAVKQTVLANKHWVPPPGKGSLYVRPLLIGSGPVLSFVTAPEISFLIHACPVGNYHKGPLNLLVEDKTHRATPGGTGDIKTITNYSPVYKAIAQAKARGFSDVLFLDAVTKKYIEEVSSCNIFIVKGNVISTPASCGTILPGITRKSIIEIALGFGYQVEERVIPLKDLFDVDEVFCTGTAVVVSPVSSITYGDKRVEYKTGAETVSKKLYDMLTGIQTGRIEDKMGWTVEID; this is encoded by the exons ATGGCTTCACCCACTCAAACCAAGAGTAACAG TGGAGTTGAAAAACATGCCGATATCAACTGGGATGAACTTGGATTTGATCTAGTCCCAGCAGATTACATGTATGTCACGAAATTCGGTAAAGAGGAGAATTTTACCAACGGAGTCGGAAACATTATTCCCTATGCAAACATTGCAATAAGCCCATTTGCCGGAATCTTAAACTATGGACAG GGATTGCTGGAAAGTCTAAAGGCATACAGGAGAGATGATGGTCGTGTATTGCTCTTTCGACCGGAACAAAATGCTCAACGCTTGCAGATTGGTGCAGAGAGACTTTGCATGCCATCGCCATCTATTGAGCACTTTGTTGAGGCTGTAAAGCAAACAGTCCTGGCCAACAAGCATTGG GTACCTCCCCCAGGGAAAGGTTCGCTCTATGTTAGGCCATTGCTCATTGGAAGTGGGCCTGTACTGAGTTTCGTAACAGCACCGGAAATCTCATTTCTTATACATGCTTGCCCTGTTGGAAATTATCACAAG GGTCCCTTAAACTTGCTTGTGGAAGATAAGACCCATCGTGCTACTCCTGGTGGAACTGGGGACATCAAGACCATCACCAACTACTCACCG GTATACAAAGCAATAGCTCAAGCAAAGGCCAGAGGATTCTCTGATGTCCTATTCCTAGACGCGGtgactaaaaaatatattgaggAGGTTTCATCTTGTAATATTTTCATTGTCAAG GGCAATGTTATTTCAACCCCAGCAAGTTGTGGAACAATTCTGCCTGGCATCACTCGAAAAAGTATCATTGAGATTGCACTTGGCTTTGGTTATCAG GTCGAGGAACGTGTCATTCCATTGAAGGATTTGTTTGATGTTGATGAAGTTTTCTGTACTGGAACTGCTGTGGTTGTAAGTCCAGTTTCTAGTATAACCTATGGGGATAAAAG GGTTGAATACAAGACTGGAGCTGAAACAGTGTCTAAGAAACTTTATGATATGTTAACTGGGATTCAAACAGGCCGTATTGAGGACAAGATGGGATGGACTGTCGAAATTGATTGA
- the LOC115969435 gene encoding protein trichome birefringence-like 13 isoform X2 translates to MASREQQHTKKVPLFPFLSLLCFASIFLLLSLSRKTSSPSPSLSHSHYRTFQTRTPDSTPCDYSDGSWIHIPDPKPARYDATCKEIFKGWNCISNNKSNGFDLTTWRWMPRTCDLPPFDPLAFLHKFRDTNIGFVGDSLNRNMFVSLFCTLKRVSSEVKKWRPAGADRGFTFLRYNLTIAYHRTNLLARYGRWSANANGGALESLGYKEGFRVDIDVPEGTWAEAPAFHDILIFNTGHWWWAPSKFHPVKLPMLFFEKGEPIIPPIPPHVGLDMVLKHMVLFVEKRLQPGAIKFFRTQSPRHFEGGDWDQGGSCQRLQPLLPEQDILTAGLTTTAVPVQKTASTSNKSPTG, encoded by the exons ATGGCCAGCAGAGAGCAGCAGCACACAAAGAAAGTCCCTCTCttcccatttctctctctcctctgctTCGCTTCCATCTtcctcctcctctctctctccaggaAAACCTCCTCTccctctccttccctctcccactCCCACTACCGCACCTTCCAAACCCGGACCCCCGACTCCACTCCCTGCGACTACTCCGATGGGTCCTGGATCCATATACCCGACCCGAAACCCGCCAGGTACGACGCTACTTGCAAGGAGATATTCAAGGGCTGGAATTGCATCTCCAACAACAAATCCAACGGTTTCGATCTCACCACGTGGCGATGGATGCCCCGCACCTGTGATCTCCCGCCGTTCGATCCCCTTGCGTTTCTTCACAAGTTCAGAGACACCAACATCG GGTTTGTTGGGGATTCCTTGAATAGAAATATGTTTGTTTCTCTGTTCTGCACCCTGAAGCGAGTGTCGAGTGAAGTGAAGAAGTGGCGGCCAGCTGGTGCTGATCGTGGATTTACGTTTCTTCGTTATAATCTTACCATTGCATATCATCGAACAAATCTTTTGGCGCGTTATGGTAG GTGGTCAGCTAATGCTAATGGTGGTGCGTTGGAGTCTCTTGGATATAAAGAGGGTTTTAGAGTTGACATTGACGTACCAGAAGGCACATGGGCAGAGGCTCCAGCCTTCCATGATATTCTAATATTTAATACAGGACACTG GTGGTGGGCTCCTTCAAAATTTCACCCTGTGAAGTTACCCATGCTTTTCTTTGAGAAGGGTGAGCCTATCATACCTCCAATTCCCCCTCATGTTGGCCTGGATATGGTTTTAAAACACATG GTACTGTTTGTAGAGAAAAGATTGCAACCAGGTGCGATCAAATTCTTTCGTACACAATCACCTAGACATTTTGAGGGAGGTGACTGGGACCAAGGTGGTTCTTGTCAACGGCTACAGCCTTTGTTGCCAGAGCAG GATATACTAACAGCGGGACTTACAACCACAGCAGTCCCTGTACAGAAAACTGCATCAACATCAAACAAATCCCCCACGGGATGA